In Melanotaenia boesemani isolate fMelBoe1 chromosome 18, fMelBoe1.pri, whole genome shotgun sequence, the sequence TGACATGTGAGGAGAGATGCTGGTAAATAAAATTGTTCCCTGTGGGATCAAAATTATTTCTATCAAATCACAAGAATTAGCACCTTAATTGTGTTTATTAACAAACATTCATGTACAATGCCGAGTTGGGTAGTAAAAAAGATTTTGTCACTTTATGGACTACTTAGTTaataactgtcttttttttattaattttttttcagtgcCAACATTCAGACAGAATGAAGGCAACACCGGTCTGAAATCTTCTGATCCATGAACCAATGGTACTTCAGAATCCATCTATGTTGTGGTCAAATAAGAAATTTGGATGAATATCCTGttgcatcattttcttttaGAGTTGCATTCAGTTTTCAGCAGATCTGGGATTTCTGATGGGAGAGTTGAACTGCTGCTAGTCTTCTTCAGCCTGTCCCAAAGGTTCTCAGtgtggttcaggtctggactctgccATCtaattcttgtgtttcttcCAGGTGTATCCTCTCCAAAGCTAGTGgtccagaagaggagcagactgaagccaaacactgaagggaaacattttaaaaactaaaaatctaTGACTTTAAAAATTTGCACAAACCTTTGTATCAAATTTTAATTCAATACAGCTATAGATAAAATAACAGTTGCATTAACACCCTTTCTCTCCTACATTTCCCCTTTAAAAACACTAAGTTTGACCCTTCAGTGCTGAGTTTTATTAAACACTGAGTCAAAGATGAGACAAGGAGCTGCATGACATGAGGTTGTGAAGCCTTGTCAACGCTTCCCCTCAAATGCACCACACACAggcagccagcagatggagctctttaaTGTATTAATGTTCTGTTGAGGGTGATTCTTGTGCAGTAAGCATCACTTAATCAGAAAATTGTGAACTGTGAGCAGAACTGTGGCCACACTCAGCTAAACCCCAGCCCCAACAAATCAGGAACACTGAGCATCATTTCCACCATcagctcacacaaacacacttcagtcATATGACAGGACTCTTTAAACATGTATTAAATTTAAAGTATGTCAGCAAAAAGCACTCTCTGCACCAAACTATGAGATCAGACTGTTTCTTAAAAGGTGAATATTCTTTATCTGAGACTGTTGAATATAtcaaaatataaaggaaataaaTCCTCTGGTAATGATCACATGATTTGGGAATTTTATTATACATTGAGTTCTAAATGTGCTCCATTCATACTGACCATGTTCAAAGAATAAATCCAGTAAGACAAATTTCCTAATGCACTAAAACAAATGATGATTAATTGAGCTCCTGAACCAAAGACACCCTGCTGTTTGATCTAATATAACACAGGTTGGAAAATTATTAATTCCTTATCAATGACAGTGTTTAATCCATAGTATTAATTTTACTATAAATGGctgatttctgtattttatggGGCACAGAGAAAAATTTACTCTACACAATGATTAACACTTAATCCAGTTTCAGCCCTTCTAGTCTTAAATGTtgagatataaaataaattttatctcGTTTCACCAGTTGAACCAACAGCTTTTGTTTTGCTAcgctttttatttgtattttatctcTCCTAGTTGTACAACACTTTGatcatcatgttgttttttaatgtgtgtataaataaagttgacttgactAACCAGAGCAACAGTAACAAAATTTACATGGTTGCTTATTCACACAATCTCAAGGTCTCTTCATAAAAAGCTGGAGAACTGGTGGCTGGTTAAAGTTCTGGTGTGAATGAGCTGAAAGATTTCAGGCTGAAACCTGGAAGAAAACTTCATGACTTCATTTTAGGCATCAAGAAGttagaaaaataacacaaaagtgttttttgagtgaaattttttcctttaaggggAAAGAGTGTGTGCTCTCCGTCATAGAAAGACAGAGTGATTTATTTTGTGGTTAGATGCTGAAGCATCTGCATGTAGACAAGCTTCTGACTGATGTCCGTCGTGTCTGTTTGTGTTAGTTATAAAAAGTTGGTTTTGCTTGAGCTCTGCTAATCTTGATGTCTGCAGATGCATCGTCTCAGTAAAACTGTTTTCCTGCTCACCATCCAGCTACAGCAGTCCAGATTTGGTTGGATCACACTGAGAATCACTTTCAGAGTCAAAGTCCAGTTAAAGCACACGTTAAGATCACAGTCATGAAATCAGTCTGTTGTTGTAGAAACTCTTCATCACAGCTCCAGGTTCTTGTTAAGCTTCAGTGTAAGTTCAGGACTTTGGAAAGGAACAAATCCACTTCGCGGAGGGCAGCAATCAGAACCGAGCTGGCTTCGGTCCCCTTTCTTTGCACCGTGTCGATCACATCTCGAGCTTTTTCTGCTCTGGCCTTTGTCCTGGCTGACTCCATCTCTTCCTCATTTATAACGCCGCGCTCTAGGAGTTTATCCAGAAGCTTGTCCAGATTCGGTTCAGACACCCTGCTGATAAACTGTGTTCGAGCTGACAACAGCCTGTCCTCCGCTGGGACCTGGTCCTCCAGGGAAACCCCTGAGACATTCCTCTGTGGGGTTTCACCTCTTTGACCTGGAAGAAAgccaagaaaatgtttatttaataatttacaaGCACACTGAAATAATTAGACATTTAATGTCACATTGTCTGTTTAATTCAGTGGCTCTGCTGTAGTAATAATCTCTGTGTCCACATGTCTACTGTCCACTTAAATTCAGAGAAGTAAACTGGTTTCACAGCACTGTTGAACTCCAAAACATGACTGAATTCATCTGTGATAAGCAATGAGCTCAGTGGCGTCGTCAGCCGATTTTTCCGGGGCTTTAGCCCCGAGTCTTTTGAGTCTAGCCCCGGCAGCAAAGACCGATGCAGTTAAACTTAACTGCCGCGCTCCTCCAGCCGCTCCGCTCCGTTGTGTCTCAACAGCCGCAGGTTACACACACGTACACTCACTCACGCTCACATTCAGAGCAACGCTGGGCTGAGCAGGGCTGGACTGTGGGTTGGAGGGTCTGATTAGCCCTGTCACTAACGTCAAATTACGTTACTGGGTGTCAGATGACAGTACGTTGCTTCTATAGCGCCACAAACCCACAGCCGATAACCAGGGGCTCTGTGTGCGCATGTGcagaggagagagcagcagTCAGAGCGCGGCAAAgcagcatagagctagcaaaaCGGACAGAAAGTCTAAAATAAAGTAGCTACAACCCCATAGCtttttttagaagaaaagtaaagggTAAGATATACAGTATTGTCCCAAATATGTGTATCTTTTGTTTGACACAACTCCGAGAGCGCGACAGATGGATCAGCTCTGACATATGTCATGTATATGCTATACAGTCTAAGTGCATATCAGCTAAATAACACcacactgtttagtttttaataaaataactcagTATAAACCTTTTATTGAGCAAATGAGACTTAAAGGACTTCTGCTGTGGGTTCTTATTACATAGAAATCAGATCAAACTAGTTCAATTTGATCTGGTAGGGGTATAATGTTAGAGGAAACACTGATAGTCTTTTTCTGAAGATTAGTTATGGAAATTGGGGGTTGTCTTATAATCAGGGTTTGGAAACGTAAGTGTCTACAATAGCCAACAATCATTCTGACTTAtacagcatttttgtttaggTATGCTAGTGCTACCTAAGCTGCTATCCTTAGTTATCCttagttagaattagttatcaTTAGTTATCCTTagttagcattagttatcatTAGTTATTCTTAGTTATTAATTAATGCAACTGAACTGCAACATCTCAACACAAATGAAGGCTGCACATTTAAGTCcaaattttaacaaaacatgttATCATACCTTGAATCATGATTGCTCATGCTCTAGCAGGGGTTCTTTTTCAGTACTTTACCccttttggaatatttttttcccagttttgtACCCTGGACCGGATCAGGGCAaacccctttttttaaaaaaaaattacatgggAAATACTTCAATAGTaatgttttgttctttcatgtcatctttttttattattatgaataaCTCAAAGTTTTCATTACCTGGTGTTGTATTTATCTCATGTACCTCCTGTGTAGTTCATAGCTGAATAACAGCTCTAGATAGCCAGGAAAGGTTAATGCTTTCATTGTGCTGGAagatgttgatttaaaaaaattgtattataTTACAACATTGTATTATTATCAGCTtgacttgttttctgttttttgatttcattattttgtagAGGGTAGCAAAGATTAGTTACAGACAAAGGAGGAGCCAGTAGCAGACATGTCAAACATTGGACATTGGTAATAGTTATTTAGCTCAGCTAAAGAAAGATAACTTTACAAGCATTTTGTGGCATCTGGTTCTTTGTTTGACTCTATAGGAGCTGCCTCAACAACTCCCTGTAAAAAccctcaaatgttttcattttgtacctTTTATTGTGCAGCAAGTGCAAAAGgccttaaatgtttaaatcacagAAAACCTCCTGGACCAGATTTGATAGagcattattatttaaaaaaggctGCTAATTCTGTTGCACAGCCTCTTAGTATACTTTTTACTCTTTCGattgaaagtaaagaaattccaTCAGATTGTAAGTCAGCTTTTATTGTTCctcttttaaaagaaggccaGTTTTAACCAACTACAGGCCAATATcaaatttgtgtattttgttaaaaattatTGAATCTCTTGTGTGTGATCaattttatattcaaatgtaCTCCcgaatatatatatgtata encodes:
- the LOC121628764 gene encoding caspase-1-like; the encoded protein is MIQPPREDFDPDFGPNYHPTFEIRLPTNTKEVTITVRDHTDTEVWEREVDLPGQRGETPQRNVSGVSLEDQVPAEDRLLSARTQFISRVSEPNLDKLLDKLLERGVINEEEMESARTKARAEKARDVIDTVQRKGTEASSVLIAALREVDLFLSKVLNLH